Proteins co-encoded in one Corynebacterium lujinxingii genomic window:
- a CDS encoding succinate dehydrogenase/fumarate reductase iron-sulfur subunit, with product MKLTLEIWRQAGPDTEGSFETVQVDDAVEQMSILELLDHVNNNYVEEGKEPFVFASDCREGICGTCGVTVNGRPHGAGENTTACLQRLFNYKDGDTLKIEPFRSGAFPVIKDLTVDRSALDRVMQQGGYVSVNAGTAPDADTLAVNHHDAETALDYAACIGCGACVAACPNGAAHLFTGAKLKHLKLLPLGKQERSRRARNMVDELETNFGHCSLYGECADVCPAGIPLDAVGAINAERARAAFKGGDD from the coding sequence ATGAAACTGACACTTGAAATCTGGCGCCAGGCTGGTCCTGACACTGAGGGCAGCTTCGAGACCGTCCAGGTCGACGACGCTGTAGAGCAGATGTCCATCCTGGAGTTGCTCGACCACGTCAACAACAACTACGTCGAAGAGGGCAAAGAGCCGTTCGTCTTCGCATCCGACTGCCGTGAGGGCATCTGCGGCACCTGCGGCGTGACCGTCAACGGCCGCCCGCACGGCGCCGGCGAGAACACCACGGCCTGTCTGCAGCGCCTGTTCAACTACAAGGACGGCGACACCCTGAAGATTGAGCCGTTCCGCTCCGGCGCGTTCCCGGTGATCAAGGACCTCACCGTGGATCGTTCCGCGCTGGACCGCGTGATGCAGCAGGGCGGCTACGTGTCCGTCAACGCTGGTACCGCGCCGGACGCGGACACGCTAGCTGTCAACCACCACGACGCGGAAACCGCTTTGGATTACGCGGCCTGCATCGGCTGTGGCGCATGTGTGGCTGCGTGCCCGAACGGTGCGGCGCACCTGTTCACCGGCGCGAAGCTCAAGCACCTGAAGCTGCTGCCGTTGGGTAAGCAGGAGCGTTCCCGCCGTGCGCGCAACATGGTCGACGAGTTGGAGACCAACTTCGGCCACTGCTCGCTGTACGGCGAGTGCGCGGACGTGTGCCCGGCTGGCATCCCGCTGGATGCGGTCGGCGCGATCAACGCCGAGCGTGCCCGTGCTGCCTTCAAGGGCGGCGACGACTAG
- a CDS encoding DUF445 domain-containing protein: MTDQLMPTPSNEAERRRVLRNHKIAVTSLLGVMAVIFLACSWAQSRGASAAWIGYVRAAAEAGMVGGLADWFAVTALFKYPMGIPIPHTAIIPNKKDQVADALSEFVSENFLNARTITQKVMEAGIPERVGSWMAQPANAGRVSEEVGAFTVRMVEGIDTREAEAFIDTQVVDRFADPIWAPPLGRALEGLIADGKVEPVVDDIVSWARRKVDGMEGTVVSLIDERMPRWAPQFAKDLVGQRVYDELVSFMADVDADDDHEARRAVRRQINQFAQDLQFDGEMISRVEALKGDIMASNAVRSASAGIWEQVSSSLVEAASDPASTLRRKVAEASVEWGAKLRDDPAVRADAERRLEKVTHYAAENGADQIVGIIAETIQRWDGEEAAEKIELMVGKDLQFIRLNGTVVGALAGLVIYTVTQLLFF; this comes from the coding sequence ATGACAGATCAGCTCATGCCCACACCGTCCAACGAGGCGGAGCGCCGCCGGGTCTTGCGCAACCACAAGATCGCGGTGACCAGCCTGCTCGGCGTCATGGCCGTGATCTTCTTGGCGTGCTCGTGGGCGCAGTCGCGCGGTGCATCGGCTGCGTGGATCGGCTACGTGCGCGCCGCCGCGGAGGCTGGCATGGTCGGCGGTTTGGCGGACTGGTTCGCCGTTACTGCGCTGTTTAAGTACCCGATGGGGATTCCGATCCCGCACACGGCGATCATCCCGAACAAGAAGGACCAGGTGGCGGACGCGCTCAGCGAGTTCGTCAGCGAGAACTTCCTCAACGCCCGCACGATCACGCAGAAGGTGATGGAGGCCGGCATCCCGGAGCGGGTGGGCAGCTGGATGGCGCAGCCGGCAAACGCGGGGCGCGTCAGCGAGGAAGTGGGCGCGTTCACGGTGCGCATGGTCGAAGGCATCGACACGCGTGAGGCGGAGGCGTTCATCGACACGCAAGTGGTCGACCGGTTCGCGGACCCGATCTGGGCGCCGCCGCTCGGCCGGGCGCTCGAGGGATTGATCGCGGACGGCAAGGTGGAGCCGGTTGTCGACGACATTGTCTCGTGGGCGCGTCGCAAGGTCGACGGAATGGAGGGCACGGTCGTTTCGCTTATCGACGAACGCATGCCCCGCTGGGCACCCCAATTTGCCAAAGACCTGGTCGGCCAGCGTGTCTACGACGAGCTGGTGTCGTTTATGGCGGATGTGGATGCCGACGACGACCATGAGGCCCGCCGCGCGGTGCGCCGCCAGATCAACCAGTTCGCCCAAGACCTGCAGTTCGACGGGGAGATGATCTCGCGGGTGGAGGCGCTCAAGGGCGACATCATGGCGTCGAATGCGGTGCGCTCGGCCTCCGCCGGGATTTGGGAGCAGGTGTCGAGCTCGCTGGTGGAGGCGGCGTCGGATCCAGCGAGCACGCTTCGTCGCAAAGTGGCGGAGGCCTCGGTTGAGTGGGGAGCCAAGCTTCGCGACGATCCGGCGGTGCGCGCCGACGCCGAGCGTCGCCTGGAGAAGGTCACGCACTACGCCGCAGAAAACGGTGCGGACCAGATCGTGGGCATTATCGCGGAGACCATCCAACGCTGGGACGGCGAGGAGGCCGCGGAGAAAATTGAGTTGATGGTGGGCAAGGACCTGCAGTTCATCCGTTTGAACGGCACCGTGGTCGGTGCGCTTGCGGGCCTGGTTATTTACACTGTGACACAACTGCTGTTCTTTTAA
- a CDS encoding CGLAU_01105 family protein: MTDNTANNNNEVRDNLRDAGEALLMAGSSIGAALGKVAGDLTDRFKSTSDEARANFDSATTEGEVRSAATSFTEEAEKLLNSLRERDLQFTDDLKETVTAKINEARANFNDRLAKTDTSGNAEAQGVVSEIRARFEELVARIQDQVSNSTADGDIIDGEIIESDNQPGSGTTAN, encoded by the coding sequence ATGACTGACAACACCGCGAACAACAACAACGAGGTCCGCGACAACCTGCGCGATGCAGGCGAAGCGCTGCTGATGGCCGGCTCGTCCATCGGTGCCGCGCTGGGCAAGGTCGCGGGTGACCTGACGGACCGTTTCAAGTCCACTTCTGATGAGGCACGCGCGAACTTTGATTCCGCGACCACCGAGGGCGAGGTGCGCAGCGCCGCCACCAGCTTCACCGAAGAGGCGGAGAAGCTGCTCAACTCCCTGCGCGAGCGCGACCTGCAGTTCACCGACGACCTGAAGGAGACCGTGACCGCGAAGATCAACGAGGCTCGCGCGAACTTCAACGACCGCCTGGCCAAGACCGATACATCCGGCAACGCTGAGGCGCAGGGTGTGGTCTCCGAGATCCGTGCTCGCTTTGAGGAGCTCGTGGCGCGCATCCAGGACCAGGTCTCCAACTCCACCGCCGACGGCGATATCATCGACGGCGAAATTATCGAGTCGGACAATCAGCCCGGCTCCGGCACCACCGCGAACTAG
- a CDS encoding DUF2516 family protein: MDTASVEQLVTIMRIPALTGQVLMLAVGLAGIAAAVMVGMTRSDAFEAAGRQSKGAWLGILVIASIAAALGLPFIAWIGAVAIGIYYFDVRPQIADILDGNGGW, from the coding sequence ATGGATACCGCTTCCGTCGAGCAGCTCGTCACCATCATGCGCATCCCCGCGCTGACGGGGCAGGTGCTGATGCTCGCGGTGGGGCTCGCCGGTATCGCGGCGGCCGTCATGGTCGGCATGACCCGCTCCGACGCGTTCGAGGCTGCCGGCCGCCAGTCGAAGGGCGCGTGGCTCGGCATCCTTGTCATCGCCTCGATCGCCGCCGCGCTCGGCTTGCCATTTATCGCCTGGATCGGGGCAGTGGCGATCGGCATCTACTACTTCGATGTCCGCCCGCAGATCGCGGACATTCTCGACGGCAACGGCGGCTGGTAG
- a CDS encoding LmeA family phospholipid-binding protein has product MSKAWKVTLSIIAGVLLLFAIAEGGIRAFISHQVTSQAPEGTSVSFGAKPVTLGLLGGKFPHMTVDQQSTLVVDGNQFTGNPAAVVEMDNVRVAGNDPVAEELHMTTTLPNEYVRAMLNQQLEEQIGDQGFLSNLITVSAVTANPEKETFTIEFTGGLAGIELRPTMRDGQLALEAENTALFGFDLPDEVANAVSDALSQGVEGNTVGTMRVDDFQVVPGGIQITLAGTDVNFNELQMMTEQPQQVETRSS; this is encoded by the coding sequence ATGAGCAAAGCCTGGAAAGTCACACTCTCCATCATCGCCGGAGTACTGCTCCTGTTCGCCATCGCGGAAGGCGGCATCCGCGCGTTCATTTCCCACCAGGTCACCTCGCAAGCCCCCGAGGGCACATCGGTGTCCTTCGGCGCGAAGCCGGTCACCCTGGGGCTGCTCGGCGGCAAGTTCCCCCACATGACGGTCGACCAGCAGTCGACGCTGGTCGTCGACGGCAACCAGTTCACCGGCAACCCGGCCGCAGTTGTTGAGATGGACAACGTGCGCGTCGCCGGCAACGATCCGGTGGCCGAAGAGCTACACATGACCACCACGCTGCCCAACGAATACGTGCGCGCGATGCTCAACCAGCAGCTCGAGGAGCAGATCGGCGACCAGGGCTTTTTGTCCAACCTGATTACCGTCAGTGCCGTCACCGCCAACCCGGAGAAGGAAACCTTCACCATCGAGTTCACCGGCGGACTCGCGGGCATCGAGCTACGCCCGACGATGCGCGACGGCCAGCTTGCGCTGGAGGCAGAAAACACCGCGCTGTTCGGCTTCGACCTGCCGGACGAAGTGGCCAACGCGGTCAGCGACGCCCTGTCCCAGGGCGTCGAGGGAAACACGGTGGGCACCATGCGTGTCGACGACTTCCAGGTCGTCCCCGGCGGCATTCAAATCACGCTCGCCGGCACCGATGTGAACTTCAACGAGTTGCAGATGATGACCGAGCAGCCGCAGCAGGTCGAAACCCGCAGCAGCTAA
- a CDS encoding methyltransferase domain-containing protein — protein sequence MPHYHNLRATPGAGKPYGVITRGTTGFNRLRRSDRWTRYNPRVQCLLRSVPSPLAVDVGYGASHTTTVEWARWLREIHHGIEVVGLEIDPARVLPPRDGVRFELGGFELAGYRPHLVRAFNVLRQYDVDQVADVWDTVCSRLAPGGLFIEGTCDEVGRRCAWLLLDGTGPRSLTLSWDPHHTPTPSDVAERLPKALIHRNVPGEAIHAFLSDADAAWERAAGWAPHGPRVRWRHALADLAADWPVTPQRRRLSDNTVTVEWSAIAPSS from the coding sequence ATTCCCCACTACCACAACCTGCGCGCCACCCCGGGCGCGGGAAAACCCTACGGGGTGATCACCCGCGGCACCACCGGGTTCAACCGGCTGCGCAGGTCAGACCGCTGGACCCGCTACAACCCGCGGGTCCAGTGTCTTTTGCGCTCCGTGCCTTCCCCGTTGGCGGTCGATGTGGGCTACGGCGCGTCGCACACCACCACCGTCGAATGGGCGCGTTGGCTGCGCGAAATCCACCACGGCATCGAAGTCGTGGGGCTAGAGATCGACCCCGCCCGCGTCCTGCCGCCGCGCGACGGGGTGCGCTTCGAACTCGGCGGCTTCGAACTCGCCGGCTACCGCCCCCACCTCGTTCGCGCCTTCAACGTGCTGCGCCAGTACGACGTCGACCAAGTTGCCGACGTGTGGGACACCGTCTGCTCGCGCCTCGCCCCCGGCGGGTTGTTCATCGAAGGCACCTGCGACGAGGTGGGTCGTCGTTGCGCATGGTTGCTTCTCGACGGCACCGGCCCCCGCTCCCTCACCCTGTCCTGGGACCCCCACCACACCCCCACCCCGTCCGATGTGGCGGAGCGGCTGCCAAAAGCGCTGATCCACCGCAACGTCCCCGGCGAGGCCATCCACGCGTTTTTATCCGACGCCGACGCCGCCTGGGAGCGCGCCGCCGGCTGGGCACCCCACGGGCCTCGCGTGCGGTGGCGGCACGCGCTTGCCGACTTGGCCGCGGACTGGCCGGTGACACCCCAGCGTCGGCGGCTCAGCGACAACACGGTGACCGTCGAGTGGTCTGCAATCGCTCCAAGTTCCTAG
- a CDS encoding DUF2505 domain-containing protein — protein MTARSEITVTINQPIEKVAQAYATREYWEYIAEKLSPEPGELHEFADNTATLFEILPTSILPPAAQAMVSQDLKLKRVVTVGDLDGDSAKHTMTGDVKGTPVSLGAEYTATRDGEATKLDYELEAKVDIPFMGAALEPKVAEALEEIVENEAKLTDQWISENL, from the coding sequence ATGACTGCACGTAGTGAGATCACCGTGACCATCAACCAGCCGATCGAAAAGGTCGCGCAGGCGTACGCCACCCGCGAGTACTGGGAGTACATCGCGGAGAAGCTCTCCCCCGAGCCGGGCGAGCTCCACGAGTTCGCGGACAACACCGCGACCCTGTTCGAGATCCTGCCGACCTCCATCCTCCCGCCGGCCGCGCAGGCGATGGTGTCCCAGGACCTGAAGTTGAAGCGCGTGGTCACCGTCGGCGATCTCGACGGCGACAGCGCCAAGCACACCATGACCGGCGACGTGAAGGGCACCCCGGTGTCGCTCGGTGCCGAGTACACCGCCACCCGCGACGGTGAGGCCACGAAGCTCGACTACGAGCTCGAAGCCAAGGTCGACATCCCGTTCATGGGCGCCGCACTCGAGCCGAAGGTGGCCGAAGCGCTCGAGGAGATCGTCGAAAACGAGGCGAAGCTCACCGACCAGTGGATTAGCGAGAACCTCTAA
- a CDS encoding UDP-N-acetylmuramate dehydrogenase: MSTPSFASLTTLRVGGTPADIVECTTAEALAATVARLDAAGTPLIIVGGGSNLLVAEGALDLTAVLVRNTGISLVDDITLRIQAGTVWDNVVAFAVEHGLGGIEALSGIPGSAGATPVQNVGAYGSEIADVLTRVRLYNRETETDEWVPASSLDLAYRYSNLKFTSRAVVLEIELELEKTEQSIPLRHLGGERVSLAEARESVLETRRAKGMVLDSADHDTWSAGSFFTNPVVPAALADDIEAIVGEDRMPRFAAGDGQVKLSAAWLIERAGCHRGFPGEDAPARLSTKHTLALTNRGAATADDIAALARRVQGVVEKQFGVELHPEPVWVGL; this comes from the coding sequence GTGTCAACCCCATCATTCGCCTCCCTGACCACGCTGCGCGTCGGCGGCACCCCGGCCGACATTGTCGAGTGCACCACGGCTGAAGCGCTCGCGGCAACCGTCGCGCGTCTCGACGCCGCCGGCACCCCACTGATCATCGTCGGCGGCGGCTCCAACCTGCTCGTCGCGGAAGGTGCGCTGGATCTTACGGCCGTGCTGGTGCGTAACACGGGCATTTCGCTTGTCGACGACATCACGTTGCGCATCCAAGCCGGCACCGTCTGGGACAACGTGGTCGCCTTCGCGGTGGAGCACGGCCTCGGCGGTATCGAGGCGCTGTCCGGCATCCCGGGATCGGCGGGTGCGACCCCGGTGCAAAATGTCGGCGCATACGGCTCGGAGATCGCGGACGTGCTGACCCGCGTGCGGCTGTACAACCGCGAGACGGAGACGGACGAGTGGGTGCCGGCGTCGTCGCTGGATTTGGCGTATCGGTACTCGAATTTGAAGTTCACCTCGCGAGCCGTGGTGCTAGAAATCGAGCTGGAGCTGGAGAAGACAGAGCAGTCGATCCCGCTGCGGCACTTAGGCGGCGAGCGTGTCTCGCTGGCCGAGGCGCGCGAATCGGTACTTGAGACGCGCCGGGCGAAGGGCATGGTGCTAGATTCCGCCGACCACGACACCTGGTCGGCCGGGTCGTTTTTCACTAACCCCGTGGTGCCGGCCGCACTCGCCGACGACATTGAGGCGATAGTCGGCGAGGACCGCATGCCGCGCTTTGCCGCCGGTGACGGTCAGGTGAAACTGTCGGCTGCGTGGCTTATCGAGCGCGCCGGATGCCACCGCGGCTTCCCCGGCGAGGATGCGCCGGCTCGCCTATCGACGAAGCACACCCTCGCCCTGACCAACCGCGGCGCGGCAACGGCGGACGACATCGCCGCGTTGGCCCGGCGGGTGCAAGGGGTCGTCGAGAAGCAATTCGGCGTTGAGCTGCACCCCGAGCCGGTCTGGGTGGGACTCTAA
- a CDS encoding long-chain-fatty-acid--CoA ligase, producing MTSTANVNEEKPWLRYYPEWTAHSLEYGGKTLGELYDDNLAANGNNVATRFFGRTQTFSELDREVRRAAAGLKAFGVRPGDRVAIMLPNCPQHVAAFFAVQKIGAIAVEHNPLYTAHELRPQFIDHGARVAIVWDKTADTLEKLRADTPLETVVSVNMTKAMPRVQQLALRIPLPKILETRAALTGPSKHTVPWEVLTSSAIGGFGSDLEAPEDITPESTAVILYTSGTTGTPKGAALSHSNLIANPLQGQAWVKELQQGNQRMLATLPFFHAYGLTFSLTLTVLIGSELVLLPAPKMDLIMQAVKKTPPTFVPGVPTVFERMLKAAKKKNVDLSKVQIGFSGASSLPKEIIEEWEQSTGGHLVEGYGLTETSPIIVGNPESADRRPGYIGIPFPDTQIRIVNPDNPDEDMPFGETGEILVKGPQVFSGYFNNPEATEKVFHDGWFRTGDMGVMEEDGFIKLVSRIKELIITGGFNVYPAEVEEVIRTHKDVADVAVVGRPRSDGSEDVVACVVLNDGAALDPDGLKEFARENLTRYKVPRTFYHFDELSKDQMGKIRRREVRDDLLEKLAES from the coding sequence ATGACTTCCACCGCCAACGTCAACGAAGAAAAGCCCTGGCTGCGCTACTACCCCGAATGGACCGCCCACTCACTGGAGTACGGCGGGAAGACGCTCGGCGAGCTTTACGACGACAACCTCGCCGCCAACGGCAACAACGTGGCTACCCGGTTTTTCGGCCGCACCCAGACGTTTTCCGAGCTCGACCGCGAGGTGCGCCGCGCCGCCGCCGGCCTGAAAGCCTTCGGTGTGCGCCCCGGTGACCGCGTGGCCATCATGCTGCCGAACTGCCCCCAGCACGTCGCCGCGTTCTTCGCGGTGCAAAAAATCGGCGCAATCGCCGTGGAGCACAACCCGCTCTACACCGCCCACGAGCTGCGCCCGCAGTTCATCGACCACGGCGCGCGCGTGGCCATCGTGTGGGATAAAACCGCCGACACCTTGGAAAAACTGCGCGCCGACACCCCGCTGGAGACCGTGGTCAGCGTGAACATGACCAAGGCGATGCCGCGCGTCCAGCAACTTGCGCTGCGCATTCCGCTTCCGAAGATCCTCGAGACCCGCGCCGCGCTGACCGGACCGAGCAAGCACACCGTGCCGTGGGAGGTGCTGACGAGTTCCGCCATCGGCGGCTTCGGCAGCGACCTGGAAGCCCCAGAGGACATCACTCCGGAAAGCACTGCGGTGATCCTCTACACCTCCGGCACAACGGGCACCCCGAAGGGCGCGGCGCTGTCGCACTCGAACCTCATCGCCAACCCGCTGCAGGGCCAGGCCTGGGTGAAGGAACTGCAGCAGGGCAACCAACGCATGCTGGCCACCCTGCCGTTCTTCCACGCCTACGGCCTGACGTTCTCACTGACGCTGACGGTGCTCATCGGCTCCGAACTCGTGTTGCTGCCGGCACCGAAGATGGATTTGATCATGCAGGCGGTGAAGAAGACCCCGCCGACGTTCGTGCCGGGCGTGCCCACCGTATTCGAGCGCATGCTCAAGGCCGCGAAGAAGAAAAACGTCGACCTGTCGAAGGTGCAGATCGGCTTCTCCGGCGCCTCGTCGCTGCCGAAGGAAATCATCGAGGAATGGGAGCAGTCCACCGGCGGCCACCTCGTCGAGGGGTACGGCCTGACCGAGACCTCCCCGATCATCGTGGGTAACCCGGAATCAGCCGACCGCCGCCCCGGCTACATCGGCATCCCGTTCCCGGACACGCAGATCCGCATCGTCAACCCCGACAACCCGGACGAGGACATGCCGTTCGGCGAGACCGGCGAGATCCTAGTCAAAGGGCCGCAGGTGTTCAGCGGCTACTTCAACAACCCGGAGGCCACCGAGAAGGTCTTCCACGACGGCTGGTTCCGCACCGGCGACATGGGTGTCATGGAGGAGGACGGCTTTATCAAGCTCGTCTCCCGCATCAAGGAGCTCATCATCACCGGCGGGTTCAACGTCTACCCGGCGGAGGTCGAGGAGGTCATCCGCACCCACAAGGACGTCGCGGATGTCGCCGTGGTGGGCCGCCCGCGTTCCGACGGCTCCGAGGACGTCGTCGCCTGCGTCGTGCTCAACGACGGCGCAGCCCTCGACCCGGACGGTCTCAAAGAGTTCGCGCGCGAGAACCTCACCCGCTACAAGGTGCCCCGCACCTTCTACCACTTCGACGAACTGTCGAAGGACCAGATGGGCAAGATCCGCCGCCGCGAGGTGCGCGACGACCTGCTGGAAAAACTCGCGGAGTCTTAG
- a CDS encoding MinD/ParA family ATP-binding protein — translation MTTFHDAAMPELELTPPAVLDQTNLVDPVKSPPKQGWRKFVHTATRGRINPGGSRKELEEQQLIDAIRAPLRGDYRIAVMSLKGGVGKTTTTVALGGVFAQTRGDRVIAIDANPDLGTLAQRAATAPPATIRDLLHAPETHRYPQVRAFTNQAASRLEVIGSERDPAVSEAFSEADYRRAIDILQHHYNVILTDCGTGLMHSAMAGVLDLANALVLVTSPALDGAQSASATLDWLNLHGYDQLAANAVVVVSASAPGKPTIDMEKVAEHFASRTRAVHTIPYDRHLAEGAVVDLERMAPATLKAYQYLAATVAQDFGAWHRHAAH, via the coding sequence ATGACCACGTTCCACGACGCCGCCATGCCGGAGCTCGAACTGACTCCGCCTGCCGTGCTCGACCAGACCAACCTGGTGGACCCGGTGAAGTCGCCGCCGAAGCAGGGTTGGCGCAAATTCGTCCACACCGCCACCCGCGGCCGGATCAATCCGGGCGGCTCCCGCAAAGAACTCGAGGAGCAGCAGCTTATCGACGCCATCCGCGCACCACTTCGCGGCGACTACCGCATCGCGGTGATGAGCTTGAAAGGTGGGGTGGGTAAGACGACGACCACGGTCGCGCTCGGCGGCGTGTTCGCGCAAACCCGCGGCGACCGTGTGATCGCCATCGACGCCAACCCGGACTTAGGGACGTTGGCTCAGCGCGCCGCGACCGCGCCGCCGGCGACCATTAGGGACCTGCTGCACGCTCCTGAAACACACCGCTACCCGCAGGTGCGCGCCTTTACCAACCAGGCCGCCTCGCGTCTCGAGGTCATCGGGTCCGAGCGCGACCCGGCCGTGTCGGAGGCGTTCTCGGAGGCGGACTACCGCCGTGCAATCGACATCCTGCAGCACCACTACAACGTCATCCTCACCGACTGCGGCACTGGCCTGATGCACTCCGCGATGGCGGGTGTGCTCGACCTGGCCAACGCGCTCGTGCTGGTCACCTCTCCAGCTCTTGACGGCGCGCAATCGGCATCCGCCACCCTGGACTGGCTCAACCTGCACGGCTACGACCAACTGGCGGCAAACGCCGTCGTGGTGGTGTCCGCGTCCGCGCCGGGTAAACCGACGATCGATATGGAGAAAGTCGCCGAGCACTTCGCGTCACGCACCCGAGCCGTGCACACCATTCCGTACGACCGCCACCTGGCAGAAGGTGCGGTCGTCGACTTGGAACGCATGGCTCCCGCGACGTTGAAGGCCTATCAGTATCTCGCGGCCACGGTGGCGCAGGACTTCGGTGCCTGGCACCGCCACGCCGCGCATTAA
- a CDS encoding type II toxin-antitoxin system RelE family toxin: MQYRIELTNQAGRDLKKIRRGDRANFERIVGALQSLARNPFPTGCVRLTGHNDFRIRVGGFRIIYSVDQDVVIIEVLRIAPRGEVYRGF, encoded by the coding sequence ATGCAATACCGAATCGAGCTGACCAACCAGGCCGGTCGCGACCTTAAGAAAATAAGACGCGGTGACCGAGCGAATTTCGAACGAATCGTAGGCGCACTGCAGAGCCTCGCTCGAAACCCGTTTCCGACCGGCTGCGTCCGGCTGACCGGGCATAACGACTTTCGTATCCGCGTCGGTGGATTCCGGATCATCTACTCGGTAGACCAAGACGTTGTCATCATCGAGGTCCTCCGCATCGCCCCTCGTGGTGAGGTCTACAGAGGATTTTGA
- a CDS encoding type II toxin-antitoxin system prevent-host-death family antitoxin yields the protein MKFREGGIVGNSGEAIALADLRGRLGETVDRANYAGERVLITRNGKSAAAIVPVEDLLLLEEIEQVADRELLRRARVQDDGTRTRLKELLKRFAEEDAREEAGALTAE from the coding sequence TTGAAGTTTAGGGAAGGTGGCATTGTGGGCAACTCAGGTGAGGCGATAGCACTGGCCGATCTGCGGGGCCGACTCGGGGAGACGGTCGACCGCGCAAACTACGCGGGCGAAAGGGTGCTCATCACGCGGAATGGAAAGTCCGCTGCAGCGATTGTCCCAGTGGAAGATCTGCTGCTGTTGGAGGAGATCGAACAGGTCGCTGACCGCGAGTTGCTCCGTCGTGCGCGTGTGCAGGATGACGGAACGCGCACACGGTTGAAGGAGCTGTTGAAGCGCTTCGCGGAGGAGGACGCACGGGAAGAAGCAGGCGCCCTGACCGCGGAGTAG
- the mshA gene encoding D-inositol-3-phosphate glycosyltransferase → MRVAMISMHTSPLEQPGTGDAGGMNVYVHNIATQLARQGTTVDVFTRATRPSQGEIVEVEPGYRVVNVVAGPYEGLEKEDLPTQLAAFAGGVVQFTRANDEHYDLIHSHYWLSGQVGWLLADLAGVPLVHTGHTWAAVKNAYGVGSSESEARRICEQQLVDNAESLVVNTEDETAELARFYDVNPGKISVVSPGADTELFTPGTNRNTELARRHLGIPLHAKVVAFVGRLQDFKGPHVLLRAMGEVVRRGRVDGPLRVIICGGASGAGSSVERYREIADEEGLRRITRFLGPRPPEELVSIYQAADIVAVPSYNESFGLVAVEAQATGTPVVAAKVGGLPLAVVDGETGLLVDGHVPESWADALEQLLIDDPTRIQMGETAVEHAGRFSWAASAEQLAEVYAATLDGYVPCGAARNAGGN, encoded by the coding sequence ATGCGCGTCGCCATGATTTCCATGCACACCTCCCCGCTCGAGCAGCCGGGGACCGGTGATGCGGGCGGCATGAACGTTTACGTCCACAACATCGCCACCCAGTTGGCGCGGCAGGGCACGACGGTGGACGTGTTCACCCGCGCCACCCGTCCGAGTCAGGGTGAGATCGTGGAGGTGGAGCCGGGCTACCGGGTGGTCAACGTCGTCGCTGGCCCGTATGAGGGGCTGGAAAAAGAGGATCTGCCCACCCAGCTCGCCGCCTTTGCCGGTGGGGTGGTGCAGTTCACGCGCGCGAACGACGAGCATTACGACCTGATCCACTCCCACTACTGGCTCTCTGGCCAGGTGGGGTGGTTGCTCGCGGATCTCGCCGGTGTGCCGCTCGTGCACACCGGGCATACGTGGGCGGCGGTGAAAAACGCCTACGGGGTCGGCAGTTCGGAGTCGGAGGCGCGGCGTATCTGCGAGCAGCAACTCGTGGATAACGCGGAGTCGCTCGTGGTCAACACCGAGGATGAAACCGCGGAGCTGGCTCGGTTTTACGACGTCAACCCCGGGAAGATCTCCGTCGTCAGCCCGGGCGCGGACACGGAACTGTTCACCCCGGGTACGAACCGCAACACCGAGCTCGCGCGGCGCCACCTGGGCATCCCACTGCACGCGAAGGTGGTGGCGTTCGTCGGTCGCCTGCAGGATTTCAAGGGCCCACACGTGCTGCTGCGCGCGATGGGCGAGGTTGTGCGCCGCGGCCGTGTCGACGGCCCGCTGCGCGTAATCATCTGTGGCGGGGCGAGCGGAGCCGGCTCGTCGGTGGAGCGCTACCGCGAGATTGCCGACGAGGAGGGGTTGCGCCGGATCACGCGCTTTTTGGGCCCGCGCCCGCCGGAGGAGCTGGTCAGCATCTACCAGGCTGCGGACATCGTCGCGGTGCCGAGTTACAACGAAAGCTTCGGGCTCGTCGCCGTGGAAGCGCAGGCCACCGGCACCCCGGTCGTCGCGGCGAAGGTGGGCGGGCTGCCGCTGGCTGTCGTCGACGGCGAAACGGGTCTGCTTGTCGACGGTCACGTGCCAGAGAGTTGGGCGGACGCGCTCGAGCAGCTGCTTATCGACGACCCCACGCGTATCCAGATGGGCGAAACCGCAGTCGAACACGCGGGACGGTTCAGTTGGGCCGCGTCGGCCGAGCAGTTAGCCGAGGTCTACGCCGCCACACTCGACGGCTACGTGCCCTGCGGCGCGGCACGGAACGCCGGCGGCAACTAG